From one Triticum urartu cultivar G1812 chromosome 3, Tu2.1, whole genome shotgun sequence genomic stretch:
- the LOC125546674 gene encoding acyl transferase 9-like, producing ITCFQITKFTCGGFVMGVRFNHASADGMGAAQFIKAVGDMARGLPEPAVKPVWDREKFANPSIKPGPLPEVPVLVLDYIVLDFPTGYIDGLKTQYKAHIGKFCSGFDVLTAKLWQCRTRALNLEPEATVKLCFFASVRHLLKLDAGYYGNSIFPVKMSGSSKKVLESSLMEVIDMIREVKQRMAVEFFQFAKEETRQDPFQMSFDYESIYVSDWSKLGFSDVDYGFGSPMFAGPLVNNDFIASVVILKAPLPLDSTRMLASCVTKEQSEEFDPGLKEGLPHLIRDNKNDTYLHLVT from the coding sequence ATTACATGCTTTCAGATCACGAAATTCACTTGCGGCGGGTTCGTGATGGGCGTGCGGTTCAACCACGCGTCGGCGGACGGCATGGGCGCGGCGCAGTTCATCAAGGCGGTGGGCGACATGGCGCGGGGGCTCCCGGAGCCGGCGGTGAAGCCGGTGTGGGACAGGGAGAAGTTCGCCAACCCGAGCATCAAGCCTGGCCCGCTCCCGGAGGTCCCCGTGCTGGTGCTGGACTACATCGTGCTCGACTTCCCCACGGGCTACATCGACGGGCTCAAGACGCAGTACAAGGCACACATCGGCAAGTTCTGCTCCGGCTTCGACGTGCTGACGGCCAAGCTGTGGCAGTGCCGCACCCGGGCGCTGAACCTGGAGCCGGAGGCCACGGTGAAGCTCTGCTTCTTCGCCAGCGTGCGCCACCTGCTGAAGCTGGACGCCGGGTACTACGGCAACTCCATCTTCCCCGTGAAGATGTCCGGGAGCAGCAAGAAGGTGCTGGAGTCGTCGTTGATGGAGGTGATCGACATGATCCGGGAGGTGAAGCAGCGGATGGCGGTGGAGTTCTTCCAGTTCGCCAAGGAGGAGACGCGGCAGGATCCCTTCCAGATGAGCTTCGACTACGAGTCCATCTACGTCTCCGACTGGAGCAAGCTGGGGTTCTCCGACGTGGACTACGGCTTCGGCTCGCCCATGTTCGCCGGCCCGCTCGTGAACAACGACTTCATCGCCTCCGTCGTCATCCTCAAGGCGCCGCTGCCGCTGGACAGCACCCGGATGCTCGCCAGCTGCGTCACCAAGGAGCAATCGGAGGAGTTCGACCCGGGCCTGAAGGAGGGCCTGCCCCATTTGATACGAGACAATAAAAATGATACATACCTGCATTTGGTTACTTGA
- the LOC125548006 gene encoding uncharacterized protein LOC125548006: protein MAGVECVCPGKRKAATFSGEEPSPTAKRTAGCSRGEEEIPAAKKMWRLPREEVDRIVDWPPYVPPALYRDLKRDNPSLLPSPEEEKDERTVLLYRYARELYEHLEEFAGFQARVRREYASKGFVEVDYDCVGAEAVAQRRVNQARGSVATSGAVHVLSSRTTPLIHLQALRWCHCHGTEARFLFQALVCCTDNLSSKIVCFYSSKLYALMWILGLVYFATAF, encoded by the exons ATGGCCGGCGTCGAGTGTGTCTGCCCTGGCAAACGAAAGGCGGCGACTTTTTCCGGCGAGGAGCCTTCCCCGACGGCCAAGAGGACGGCCGGCTGTTCCCGAGGAGAGGAGGAGATTCCGGCGGCGAAGAAGATGTGGCGGCTGCCGCGGGAGGAGGTCGACCGGATCGTCGACTGGCCGCCGTACGTCCCTCCCGCCCTGTACCGAGACCTGAAGCGTGACAACCCGTCGCTTCTGCcgtcgccggaggaggagaagGACGAGCGCACGGTGCTCCTCTACCGGTACGCGCGCGAGTTGTACGAGCATTTGGAGGAGTTCGCCGGGTTCCAGGCCAGGGTCCGCCGCGAGTACGCCTCCAAAGGATTCGTGGAGGTCGACTACGACTGCGTCGGCGCCGAGGCCGTGGCGCAGAGGCGGGTCAACCAGGCACGCG GTTCTGTTGCAACGTCTGGAGCTGTGCATGTGCTATCTTCTCGCACGACTCCACTGATTCATCTCCAGGCCTTGCGATGGTGCCATTGCCATGGAACCGAGGCAAGGTTTCTGTTCCAAGCTCTAGTTTGCTGTACTGACAATTTGTCTTCCAAGATTGTTTGCTTTTATAGTTCGAAACTATATGCATTGATGTGGATATTGGGGCTTGTTTATTTTGCTACTGCTTTTTAG